Genomic window (Ananas comosus cultivar F153 linkage group 1, ASM154086v1, whole genome shotgun sequence):
CGAGACCAGGGCAGTTGCTGGCCTGCGCGTCGCTGCTGCTTTGTGCCGGCCGCCCCGCCTCCCTCCGGCCTACGGCGAACCCTCGCCGTTGCCCCGGAGCTCCCCCGGCCGTCGTTACCTCGTGAGCCCGAGGCCAAGTGTACATGTGCGACCTCGGCCTCTCCCAACGCCGCTGCGCCTCCTACCGCCGCCGGCCGGCGTGAGCCCCGATCCTCCTCGGTCGGCCGCACCCGGTTGCCGCCGGCGCTCCTGCCCCCGGATGCCCCTGTCGGCCGAGCTGGAGCCAGGCTCTCCATCAActgtgcggctagggcatcgttgcccgtcgccgccgccgcctttcGTCGCCGGCCGACGCGCACCCCAGCCTTTTTCCGTCGGCTGCACCTGCTTGCCGACGTCGCGCCCGTCGCCCGGCCGTTGCTGGCCAGCCATAGCTTCACCTTGCCAGTTCaaaaggagagagatagagaagctCAAGTCGGCAAAGAACTTCCAACTTCTTCAAATCAAGCAAAGCTGATAAGAATAGAGTATAATGTGCTCTCTCATTTACGAAAAGTCCCAAGACTTCTGAGTGTTTACGACGCCCTTAGAACTCAGCGAAGTGTTGATCTATGCTCTCCAAAATCCTGAGCTCTTTCATGCATTCTTCGCCGAGACAAGTATGAAGGAGGCGCTATACCTCGTTCACTCGGCCAATATCACTTTTACAGAAAAGGATTTATTAATAGGGACAACGCATCATTATCGACCGTTATATATGACCGGCACAAGTGACGGAGAAAGGATGAACCACATTTTAATTGACCCTGGATCTTCTGTGAACTTAATGACGTTAAAAACTCTAAAGAGTCTGGCAATGGATGTCGGCTATTTAAACTTAGAAAAAGTCGCAATTCAAGGGTTCAACCAACACAGTCAAAAAGCCCTCGGGTCTATTACCCTTCCGATAAGGTTTGGGAAGTTGCAAACTTAGGCAAAATTTTATGTTATCAATGAAAATAC
Coding sequences:
- the LOC109722153 gene encoding uncharacterized protein LOC109722153 translates to MASDAYLTLFIPNPRPLAPSADLPSRQAPSPTLAARAPAVGARLRPPEWATLLLLHQLATIPAVDHTEGSPYLGFLPWPCSTSGSLDRRSPPPPRAGIASLGSLRPAYAGTGRDQGSCWPARRCCFVPAAPPPSGLRRTLAVAPELPRPSLPREPEAKCTCATSASPNAAAPPTAAGRREPRSSSVGRTRLPPALLPPDAPVGRAGARLSINCAARASLPVAAAAFRRRPTRTPAFFRRLHLLADVAPVARPLLASHSFTLPVQKERDREAQVGKELPTSSNQAKLIRIEYNVLSHLRKVPRLLSVYDALRTQRSVDLCSPKS